One Setaria viridis chromosome 7, Setaria_viridis_v4.0, whole genome shotgun sequence genomic region harbors:
- the LOC117862716 gene encoding defensin Tk-AMP-D1.1-like produces the protein METLCNIMESPRKFFPAVVLLLLLVATAGMFLKKGISCTTGMAPVQARECEKDSDKFVGLCMKVDNCQNVCRGEGFTSARCSTFRRRCVCIKEC, from the exons ATGGAAACACTCTGTAATATAATGGAGTCGCCACGCAAGTTCTTCCCGGCCGTTGTCCTCCTGCTTCTGCTCGTTGCGACCGCCGGTATGTTCTTAAAGAAGGGTATATCATGTACTACTG GTATGGCGCCGGTACAGGCGAGGGAATGCGAGAAGGATAGCGACAAATTCGTTGGGCTATGCATGAAGGTAGACAACTGCCAAAACGTGTGCCGTGGTGAAGGTTTTACCTCTGCCCGGTGCAGCACGTTCCGCCGTCGCTGCGTCTGCATTAAGGAGTGCTAG